One window from the genome of Pirellulales bacterium encodes:
- a CDS encoding tetratricopeptide repeat protein yields MTCSANFPHIRGDGDTQALLRALHRNVVRRAAPSPRSTLTGPLPIVVVSLAMLASAGCGMVAHRQNAQGVQLYQQGYYQQAIAKFQQATTTDPQDPDSFYNMAATYHRTGKLNNNKADLAQAESLYNQCLDRAPNHQDCYRGLAVLLVEEQRSDEAQRLLQGWASRNPTQAAPKVELARLAEELGDKQTAKNNLVEALAIDPYDSRALAALGRIHEEAGNTTQALSDYERSLWHDRFQPDVAARVASIRAALGPAAPPPAQPGGSRYSLAPTSPTLR; encoded by the coding sequence ATGACTTGTTCTGCTAACTTCCCGCATATCCGCGGCGATGGCGACACGCAGGCTTTGCTGCGCGCGCTGCATCGAAATGTCGTGCGCCGCGCGGCGCCTTCCCCTCGTTCGACCTTAACAGGGCCTCTGCCGATCGTGGTCGTTTCGTTGGCCATGCTTGCCTCGGCGGGTTGCGGCATGGTCGCGCATCGCCAGAACGCGCAAGGCGTGCAGTTGTATCAGCAGGGCTATTACCAGCAGGCGATCGCCAAGTTCCAGCAGGCGACGACGACCGACCCGCAGGATCCCGACAGCTTTTACAACATGGCCGCGACATACCATCGGACGGGCAAACTGAACAATAACAAGGCCGACCTGGCGCAGGCCGAAAGCCTGTACAACCAGTGCCTCGACCGTGCTCCGAATCATCAAGATTGCTACCGCGGCCTGGCGGTCCTGCTGGTCGAAGAGCAGCGCAGCGATGAGGCGCAACGCCTGTTGCAAGGATGGGCCTCGCGCAACCCCACGCAGGCCGCTCCGAAGGTCGAATTGGCACGGCTGGCCGAAGAACTGGGCGACAAGCAAACCGCCAAGAACAACCTGGTCGAGGCCTTGGCCATCGATCCTTACGACTCGCGCGCCCTGGCCGCGCTCGGGCGCATCCATGAAGAGGCCGGCAATACGACGCAGGCCCTCTCCGATTACGAACGGTCTTTATGGCACGACCGGTTTCAGCCCGACGTAGCGGCACGCGTGGCATCGATCCGCGCTGCCCTCGGTCCGGCAGCTCCTCCGCCGGCGCAACCGGGCGGATCGCGCTACAGCCTGGCGCCGACTTCTCCCACGCTGCGGTAA
- the serA gene encoding phosphoglycerate dehydrogenase, whose amino-acid sequence MYRVIVLDPLAQEGLDLLAAAPGIEYEIRTKLAGDALREALAQFDGAIVRSGVKITAESLAGNKRLKAIVRAGVGTDNIDKAAATHQGIVVMNTPAGNTLSTAEHTVAMMMALSRNIAPAYQSLVEGRWERNLYMGTQLAGKTLGIVGLGRIGQAVASRARALEMRLLGYDPFLSKDRAQELGIEICSTVPEMLPHVDYLTVHTPLTEETRGLVGSKEIQTMRRGVRLINCARGGIYDEAALVEGLASGQLGGVALDVYAEEPCTKSPLFGMKGVLATPHLGASTEEAQTNVAAEGATLLIDFLTTGAVRHAVNMISLDPKKFAALKGELGVAYRLGRLLAQLDRAPAKACRLVYRGEVAGKETKLLTATFAAGLLQQAMATEVNMVNAEVLLRERGIELIEESRADMGAFSSVIQAELITETRTYKAAGALFGHDMARLVQFGEYRLEAYLDGVLMIFTHRDVPGIIGRVGTIFGKHHVNIAQMSVGRAGETPGGDAIGVLNLDNLPPAEALSDVLAWPDILSATVIRLPKAGELPPWLVG is encoded by the coding sequence ATGTATCGCGTTATTGTTCTTGATCCTTTGGCCCAGGAAGGGCTCGACCTGTTGGCCGCGGCCCCGGGTATCGAATACGAGATCCGCACGAAACTCGCCGGCGATGCGCTACGCGAGGCGCTGGCCCAGTTCGACGGTGCCATCGTCCGCAGCGGCGTCAAGATTACGGCCGAGTCCTTGGCCGGCAACAAGCGGCTGAAGGCGATCGTGCGGGCTGGTGTTGGCACCGACAACATCGACAAGGCCGCCGCCACGCACCAAGGCATCGTCGTGATGAACACGCCGGCCGGCAACACGCTCAGCACGGCCGAGCACACGGTCGCCATGATGATGGCGCTGTCGCGCAATATCGCGCCCGCCTATCAGAGCCTGGTCGAAGGGCGCTGGGAGCGGAACCTGTACATGGGAACGCAGCTGGCCGGCAAGACCCTGGGAATCGTCGGGCTGGGCCGCATCGGTCAGGCCGTGGCGTCGCGCGCCCGAGCACTCGAAATGCGACTCCTGGGCTACGATCCGTTTCTTTCCAAAGACCGCGCGCAAGAGTTGGGTATCGAGATCTGTTCGACCGTGCCCGAGATGTTGCCGCATGTTGACTACTTGACGGTACACACGCCGTTGACGGAAGAAACGCGCGGCCTGGTCGGGAGCAAAGAGATTCAAACCATGCGGCGCGGCGTGCGGCTGATCAACTGCGCACGCGGCGGTATCTACGACGAAGCCGCACTGGTCGAAGGCCTCGCATCCGGACAATTGGGCGGCGTGGCTCTGGACGTCTATGCCGAGGAGCCCTGCACGAAGAGCCCGCTGTTCGGCATGAAAGGTGTACTAGCGACACCCCACTTGGGCGCGAGCACGGAAGAGGCGCAAACGAACGTCGCGGCCGAGGGTGCCACGCTGCTGATTGATTTCTTGACCACAGGCGCCGTCCGCCACGCTGTGAACATGATTTCGCTCGATCCGAAGAAGTTCGCCGCGCTGAAGGGAGAACTGGGCGTGGCGTACCGCTTGGGCCGGCTGCTCGCCCAATTGGATCGTGCGCCTGCCAAGGCCTGCCGCTTGGTTTACCGCGGAGAAGTCGCAGGCAAGGAAACCAAATTGCTCACCGCCACCTTTGCGGCCGGACTGTTGCAGCAGGCCATGGCTACCGAAGTGAATATGGTCAATGCCGAGGTACTGCTCCGCGAGCGCGGCATCGAATTGATTGAAGAATCGCGTGCCGACATGGGCGCGTTCAGCTCCGTGATTCAAGCCGAACTGATCACCGAAACCCGCACTTACAAGGCGGCTGGCGCGCTCTTCGGCCACGATATGGCGCGGCTGGTGCAGTTTGGCGAATACCGGCTCGAAGCCTACCTGGACGGCGTCCTGATGATCTTCACGCATCGCGATGTGCCGGGCATTATCGGGCGTGTAGGGACGATTTTTGGCAAGCACCACGTAAACATCGCCCAGATGTCGGTAGGGCGTGCCGGCGAGACGCCGGGAGGAGACGCCATCGGGGTTCTCAATTTGGATAATCTTCCGCCCGCCGAGGCCCTGTCCGACGTGTTGGCGTGGCCCGACATTCTCAGCGCCACTGTGATCCGGCTGCCGAAAGCGGGCGAATTGCCGCCCTGGTTGGTGGGCTGA
- a CDS encoding sigma-70 family RNA polymerase sigma factor produces the protein MPAARDPSADQVVDLVHHCLAGEAWATAALVKRFERPVFALCFRMLGQREDAEDVAQESLVRALRSLRNWDSSRDFVPWLLAIAGNRCRTLLSARARRPRPSGEIEHIEDPAPSPERARDLGEEVERALAGLRLEYRQAFLLFHEQEMTYLEIAEAMDCPLGTVKTWVHRARRELIEQLRARDVLRENQRALRRV, from the coding sequence ATGCCCGCTGCCCGCGATCCATCGGCTGACCAGGTTGTGGACCTGGTTCACCATTGTCTCGCGGGAGAAGCGTGGGCCACAGCGGCCTTGGTGAAGAGGTTCGAGCGTCCGGTGTTCGCCCTCTGCTTCCGCATGCTCGGCCAGCGTGAAGATGCCGAGGACGTGGCCCAGGAGTCGCTTGTTCGGGCGCTGCGGAGCTTGCGCAACTGGGACAGCAGCCGCGATTTCGTCCCTTGGCTGCTGGCGATCGCCGGAAACCGTTGCCGCACATTACTGAGCGCTCGGGCGCGCCGTCCGCGCCCCAGCGGAGAAATCGAACATATCGAGGATCCTGCGCCGTCACCTGAGCGTGCGCGAGATCTCGGCGAGGAAGTGGAACGGGCCTTGGCGGGCCTGCGGCTGGAATACCGGCAGGCGTTCCTCCTATTCCATGAACAAGAAATGACCTACCTAGAAATTGCCGAGGCAATGGATTGTCCGTTGGGGACAGTCAAGACATGGGTGCATCGGGCGCGGCGCGAGCTGATTGAGCAGTTGCGCGCTCGGGACGTGCTGCGGGAGAATCAACGTGCGCTGCGAAGAGTTTGA